The Antechinus flavipes isolate AdamAnt ecotype Samford, QLD, Australia chromosome 4, AdamAnt_v2, whole genome shotgun sequence genomic interval GTCTGGGGAGGCTGAATAACCCGCCCAACCTGAACCTCCATGAGAGACAACACAGTGATATACTGGAAAACTTTTTATTATAGGTGAAGTGAGAGCTGGACCCAGCTTAGATGATTCCGATCTGAAAAGCAAAAGGCCATAGTGTTACTAAGGGCTTCTAGGGGTAAAAACACACCTTCCCTGCCCTTTACAGGCTCTTGGgttggggggggagagaagagtgCTGGGTGCATCAGCCAATACAGAGTCATCACTGAGGATCAGGCTTTGGTCACTCTAACTCATCACCTGCACCCAAGGAGGGGGGCTGCTTTGATACTCACTTTGTTGGCAACATCTAGAGCATCATAGTCTGGAGCAAGGCGGACATAGGCCTTCTTCTCTCCATCAGGCCTAGAACAGAAAAGATTTTAGCACAGATCTCTCCCAGTCTCCCACCTTTCTCTATGCCTGCCTCATGCATCAGTGGTTCCTTTGTtaacatcatttttttctgtaaaatgatattttcCATCATTTGCATGAATGCTGGGAACAGACTCTAGAAGACAAGGTCTCAAAGTGGAATTAATAGTAACCTATTTTTAAAGCTCCCAATTGgatcatttccctttccttctttacttgAGAATTTCATCATTGTTCCAAATATTTATCATGTACAACACTGAAGTGCCATGGTCTAGGTTAGGAACAAGCAAAGAGACAGGACTCCCCATCTCAGTAGGGCTTAGGACTGTCTTGTGGGTTCGGATTAACCCAATAAGCTTCCTTCAGTGCACGCCTAGGTTCCCCGCCATCCCACAAAACCAACCCCTTGTGTTGGGGGTCCTTCCTCAGTAGGAGCCCGGCTTACCTGATCAACGTGTTGACCTTGGCCACATCGATGTCGTATAGCTTCTTCACAGCCTGCTTGATCTGATGCTTGTTGGCCTTGACGTCCACAATGAAGACCAGGGTGTTGTTGTCCTCAATCTTCTTCATGGCAGACTCAGTAGTCAAGGGAAACTTAATGATGGCATAGTGATCAAGcctgggggaggaagagatgagggCTATGGAGGTCAAAAAGCCTCTAACTAAAAGGCTCAGGAATTCTCTAAATCAACTGAGGAAAATCTTTTTACTTAAATATCCTCCTatccctattttcttttccttgtggATAAAATCTTACTGTGAGGGCTGCAGGGAAAGCAGGGTGCATCAGACACTGAAGTTGCGATCACTTTGCTCAGACTTTGGTCGCTATGGATATCATCATCTGCACCCTGAAAGTCTGAGAGCTTCTCCAAACAAGAAACCATAACCTTTTCACgttcattcaacaagcacttactatgtgaggTTCAACATATTCCAGGCACTGACCAGAAAGGTTTAGCTTCCTTATGTTGCCAAGGGAGAAATTTGGAGGTGGGCAGAGTAGAGATAAATGTGGACATCCATAGGGATATCCAAGGCAATGGAATTTGAATCTAGTAGAAGTGGCATTTTTTGAGAATCGTGTTCAAAAGGCACTGGCTTCCACTCACTTTCTTACCCATGTCAAATCTCAGACTATCAGTTTAATTGTTCCTGGAGATGTGGAACACCTTTTAGAGCCCCGACCCTCTGCAGGGCTGCCTCAAACTGCAGccattttacaaagagaaaagcaaatgggGAACATGCTCTCCTCACTCTCAATGCCTGATTGGTAATAGTGACCAAATCTCAA includes:
- the RPL23A gene encoding 60S ribosomal protein L23a — its product is MAPKAKKEAVVPPKTEAKSKALKAKKAVLKGVHSHKKKKIRTSPTFRRPKTLRLRRQPKYPRKSAPRRNKLDHYAIIKFPLTTESAMKKIEDNNTLVFIVDVKANKHQIKQAVKKLYDIDVAKVNTLIRPDGEKKAYVRLAPDYDALDVANKIGII